A single genomic interval of Alligator mississippiensis isolate rAllMis1 chromosome 15, rAllMis1, whole genome shotgun sequence harbors:
- the BICRA gene encoding BRD4-interacting chromatin-remodeling complex-associated protein isoform X4: MDDEDGRCLLDVICDPQALNDFLHGSEKIDSDDLLDNTGDAASAFFEGAGLHVQESSGNHLSTEQNQPTASVDLDFLEDDILGSPSGGGGNLQNSDQPCDILQQSLQEANITEQTLEAEAELDLGSFQLPTLQPVVQTASDGTPQIFPSGADLIGLQQPAVLTHQALVQQSVGADVVNKAISVQPFLQQVGLGNVTIQPISNIQGLPNGSPSGTLGIGPIQVVGPQVMAINQPTQQIITKQVQPSQVATMPVGSYITQTAPEQQQVTLASTGVSPQSAGLVIQKNLPAVATTTLNGNSMFGSVSAAQGSQPLTVTSNLSSSLVQAQNVIIHRTPTPIQPKPAGVLQQKLYQITPKPFGPNNTTLTIQNEAALQQQKAQQNLTFMAGKPGQNVVLSGFPPGLSANMFKQPQPQQQALSKPMSVHLLNQGSSIVIPAQHVPQAMLQGQNQFLLPGQLAGASAVQIPQQLSALPANMGGQILTTSHPSGQAHIITSQGPGGQLITNQALPAQILTNQNIASQLNLGQVLTSQNAHGTAHILSAPIQLQPGQVGQPTLFQMPVSLAGSLTTQSQPSLGSGAINQSGQTVIQGVTLPNQVAMLNATENLNQAVSIQASATTSSQSPGLIQPQPASGASLLPANDQSSILTVQTASQAPAPPQLQLNVQQQPPPPPPPPQQPAQLPVTSQPSPSLASSPEKILLSQAAAGSVINQDSMQMFLQQVPQGIILQTKQQTSTSQASPALSQFSSQPSSVLVNTQGQPVAVTTTPAPVHSHAPAPATGQPSTAGITASVPAESKTFSTGSTTISVGKVAAGQGKPGATFALQQPVQTKTGVISSVSGLNLGKGSLQIQVVSKGLSQLMPSVPVQTTQQYDSKLGSLKKPPTLQPSKEACFLEQLHKHQGAVLHPDYKTSFRSFEDALQRLLPYHVYQGMLPSTQDYKKVDEEFEVVSTQLLKRTQAMLNKYRLLLLEESRRVSPSAEMVMIDRMFIQEEKTTLALDKQLAKEKPDEYVSSSRSQSLPSSTALASASSAAPASESLKVPPAQTPGPINPTKLVIKHSGGSPSVTWAKASPSLDGDEDALPSRSKPPIKTYEARSRIGLKLKIKQEAGLSKVVHNTALDPVHQPPPVCTVIKAPDQHTTPAVATSTPPVATAPGQMNGTVDHVAPAPAEKKPVATYCRLPLRKTYRENVDAFVADKATDAKGGAPKADAGPLKQEDSSRSVITSLKTHESPAVAEKIRPEEGSKLLFFNRSDTRALGLQGSPAPPKPDDATSGLMKELAEVEDEFYRGMIKTEPPDHSSGAELTWDVPLPPAKRRKSESFDVDNASFSSDSPQDDSLNEHLQSAIDSILNLQQPQTGGQAIRTPSSSYNSSSSPFSSPVHRTDAYLAPNHNGGLGARTLNR; the protein is encoded by the exons CTGCACGTGCAGGAGTCTTCTGGCAATCATCTGAGCACCGAGCAGAACCAGCCCACCGCCAGCGTCGACCTCGACTTTctggaagatgacatcctggggtCTCCCTCCGGTGGCGGAGGGAACCTCCAGAACTCAGATCAGCCCTGCGACAtcctccagcagagcctgcaagAGGCCAATATCACGGAACAGACACTGGAGGCGGAGGCTGAGTTGGACTTGGGATCCTTCCAGCTCCCGACGCTTCAGCCCGTGGTTCAGACAGCTTCGGACGGCACCCCACAGATTTTCCCCAGTGGGGCTGACCTGATCGGGCTGCAGCAGCCCGCCGTGCTGACCCATCAGGCCCTGGTGCAGCAGTCGGTGGGGGCCGACGTTGTCAACAAGGCCATCAGTGTCCAGCCATTCCTCCAACAAGTGGGCTTGGGGAATGTGACCATACAGCCCATTTCCAACATCCAGGGCTTGCCTAACGGCAGCCCGAGTGGGACGCTGGGCATCGGACCCATCCAGGTGGTCGGGCCGCAGGTGATGGCCATCAACCAGCCCACTCAGCAGATCATCACAAAGCAAGTGCAGCCGTCGCAAGTGGCCACCATGCCCGTGGGCAGCTACATCACACAGACggcacctgagcagcagcaggtcaCGCTCGCCTCCACCGGCGTGTCCCCGCAGAGCGCCGGCCTCGTCATCCAGAAGAACCTGCCGGCGGTGGCCACCACGACACTGAACGGCAACTCCATGTTCGGAAGCGTCTCTGCCGCCCAGGGCTCCCAGCCGCTTACCGTCACGTCCAACCTCAGCAGCTCCTTGGTGCAAGCGCAGAACGTCATCATCCACCGTACGCCCACGCCCATCCAGCCCAAGCCggctggggtgctgcagcagaAGCTGTACCAGATCACCCCCAAGCCTTTTGGCCCCAACAACACCACCTTGACCATCCAGAACGAGGCGGCCCTCCAGCAGCAGAAAGCCCAGCAGAACCTGACCTTCATGGCGGGCAAGCCCGGGCAGAACGTGGTGCTCTCCGGCTTCCCGCCGGGGCTGTCTGCCAACATGTTCaagcagccgcagccgcagcagCAAGCTCTGAGCAAGCCCATGAGTGTCCACCTGCTCAACCAAGGAAGCAGTATCGTCATCCCAGCCCAGCATGTGCCCCAGGCCATGTTACAGGGCCAGAACCAGTTCCTTCTTCCGGGGCAGCTGGCCGGCGCCTCTGCCGTCCAGATCCCCCAGCAGCTCTCGGCTTTGCCGGCGAACATGGGGGGACAAATCCTCACCACCTCGCACCCCAGCGGCCAAGCCCACATCATCACTAGCCAAGGGCCGGGCGGCCAGCTGATAACCAATCAAGCGTTGCCTGCCCAAATCCTCACCAACCAGAACATTGCCAGCCAGTTGaacctggggcaggtgctgacctccCAAAATGCCCATGGCACCGCACACATCCTCTCGGCCCCCATCCAGCTGCAGCccgggcaggtggggcagccaacACTGTTCCAGATGCCCGTCTCGCTCGCGGGCAGCTTGACCACGCAGAGCCAGCCCTCCCTGGGCAGCGGCGCCATCAACCAGTCGGGGCAGACTGTCATCCAAGGTGTCACCTTGCCGAACCAAGTGGCGATGTTAAATGCCACGGAGAACCTCAACCAAGCTGTAAGCATCCaggcctctgccaccaccagcagccagAGCCCTGGGCTCATACAGCCTCAGCCCGCCTCGGGCGCCAGCCTGCTGCCGGCCAATGACCAGTCCTCCATCCTGACCGTTCAAACCGCTTCCCAGGCCCCGGCTCCCCCTCAGCTTCAGCTGAACGTGCAGCAACAGCCTCCtccgccgcccccgccccctcagcagccagcccagctcccgGTGACTTCGCAGCCCagtcccagcttggcttccagtcCAGAGAAGATCCTCTtgagccaggcagctgctggaaGCGTCATCAACCAGGACTCCATGCAGATGTTTCTGCAGCAG GTGCCACAGGGAATTATCCTACAAACCAAGCAGCAGACATCTACCAGCCAGGCCTCGCCGGCGCTCAGCCAGTTCAGCAGCCAGCCCTCCTCTGTCCTGGTGAACACCCAAGGGCAGCCAGTAGCAGTGACAACGACGCCGGCACCGGTCCACAGCCATGCCCCAGCACCCGCCACCGGCCAGCCGTCCACTGCAG GTATCACTGCTTCTGTTCCAGCGGAGAGCAAAACATTTTCTACTGGCTCCACGACTATTTCCGTGGGGAAAGTAGCGGCGGGACAGGGGAAGCCCGGAGCCACCTTTGCTCTCCAACAGCCAGTTCAG ACCAAGACCGGGGTGATCAGCTCCGTCTCCGGACTGAACCTTGGTAAAGGATCCTTGCAGATTCAGGTTGTCAGCAAAGGATTATCGCAGCTCATGCCTTCAGTCCCGGTCCAAACCACGCAGCAG TATGACAGTAAACTTGGAAGCCTGAAAAAACCGCCTACACTACAGCCCAGCAAAGAAGCATG CTTCTTGGAACAGTTGCATAAACACCAAGGAGCCGTGTTGCACCCAGACTATAAAACATCATTCCGTTCATTCGAAGATGCCTTACAAAGGCTTCTACCCTACCATGTCTACCAGGGGATGCTGCCCTCCACCCAGGACTACAAGAAGG TGGACGAAGAGTTCGAAGTGGTGTCCACCCAGCTCTTGAAACGCACACAAGCTATGCTGAACAAATACCGGCTGCTGCTCTTAGAAGAGTCCAGG AGAGTCAGCCCTTCCGCGGAGATGGTGATGATCGACCGGATGTTTATTCAGGAGGAAAAGACCACGTTGGCGCTGGATAAGCAGCTGGCGAAGGAGAAACCAG ATGAGTACGTGTCGTCATCCCGCTCCCAGAGCCTCCCATCCTCCACGGCTCTCGCCTCCGCCTCCAGCGCCGCCCCAGCCTCTGAAAGCCTCAAGGTGCCTCCGGCGCAGACGCCCGGCCCCATCAACCCCACCAAGCTGGTGATCAAACACAGTGGGGGCTCCCCATCCGTCACCTGGGCCAAGGCCTCGCCCTCCCTGGACGGGGATGAAGACGCACTGCCTTCCCGGAGCAAGCCTCCCATCAAAACCTACGAGGCCCGGAGCCGCATCGGCCTCAAGCTGAAGATCAAGCAGGAAGCCGGGCTCAGCAAAGTGGTGCACAACACGGCCCTGGATCCCGTTCACCAGCCGCCCCCCGTGTGCACCGTCATCAAGGCGCCCGACCAGCACACCACCCCGGCCGTGGCCACCTCCACCCCCCCTGTGGCCACCGCCCCGGGTCAGATGAACGGCACCGTGGACCATGTGGCCCCGGCGCCGGCTGAGAAGAAGCCCGTGGCGACCTACTGCCGGCTCCCGCTTCGCAAGACCTACCGCGAGAACGTGGACGCTTTCGTGGCCGACAAAGCCACTGATGCCAAGGGGGGTGCCCCCAAGGCCGACGCCGGCCCCCTCAAGCAAGAGGACAGTTCGCGCAGTGTCATCACCTCCCTCAAAACCCACGAGAGTCCTGCGGTGGCCGAGAAGATCCGGCCGGAGGAGGGCTCCAAGCTGCTGTTCTTCAACCGGAGCGACACCCGGGCCCTGGGGTTACAGGGCAGCCCCGCTCCGCCCAAGCCGGACGACGCCACTAGTGGCCTTATGAAGGAACTCGCGGAAGTGGAGGACGAGTTTTACCGTGGGATGATCAAAACGGAGCCCCCCGACCACAGCTCGGGCGCGGAGCTCACCTGGGacgtgcccctgccccccgccaagCGCCGCAAGTCCGAGTCCTTCGACGTAGACAACGCCAGCTTCTCCAGCGACAGCCCCCAGGACGACTCCCTCAACGAGCACCTTCAGAGTGCCATCGACAGCATCCTCAACCTGCAGCAACCTCAGACTGGGGGCCAGGCCATCCGGACACCCTCCTCCTCCTATaactcctcttcttcccccttctcGTCGCCCGTCCACCGCACGGACGCTTACCTTGCCCCAAATCACAACGGCGGCCTTGGAGCGAGGACGTTGAACAGATAA
- the BICRA gene encoding BRD4-interacting chromatin-remodeling complex-associated protein isoform X3, translated as MDDEDGRCLLDVICDPQALNDFLHGSEKIDSDDLLDNTGDAASAFFEGAGLHVQESSGNHLSTEQNQPTASVDLDFLEDDILGSPSGGGGNLQNSDQPCDILQQSLQEANITEQTLEAEAELDLGSFQLPTLQPVVQTASDGTPQIFPSGADLIGLQQPAVLTHQALVQQSVGADVVNKAISVQPFLQQVGLGNVTIQPISNIQGLPNGSPSGTLGIGPIQVVGPQVMAINQPTQQIITKQVQPSQVATMPVGSYITQTAPEQQQVTLASTGVSPQSAGLVIQKNLPAVATTTLNGNSMFGSVSAAQGSQPLTVTSNLSSSLVQAQNVIIHRTPTPIQPKPAGVLQQKLYQITPKPFGPNNTTLTIQNEAALQQQKAQQNLTFMAGKPGQNVVLSGFPPGLSANMFKQPQPQQQALSKPMSVHLLNQGSSIVIPAQHVPQAMLQGQNQFLLPGQLAGASAVQIPQQLSALPANMGGQILTTSHPSGQAHIITSQGPGGQLITNQALPAQILTNQNIASQLNLGQVLTSQNAHGTAHILSAPIQLQPGQVGQPTLFQMPVSLAGSLTTQSQPSLGSGAINQSGQTVIQGVTLPNQVAMLNATENLNQAVSIQASATTSSQSPGLIQPQPASGASLLPANDQSSILTVQTASQAPAPPQLQLNVQQQPPPPPPPPQQPAQLPVTSQPSPSLASSPEKILLSQAAAGSVINQDSMQMFLQQLPAGQQKLPGASPSHSLPHPPIGESPQIQPAHLPQMQSPHQSRPPSQPQPLSRPPSRPHSRPPSQPQTLSRPPSEPLSRSCTPQTQMQNLYVIQNQITSSPHGPTQHPLRPPSQPQVQFQPPPSQAEGQPPLATPPHMQLQVQLAASIQPQAEPQVQTRLHSQIQAPAEAQHTHSPHFQLQFPSQGQIKPPTPTQTLHLTPEQQRSFQMVPNQFQTLTAIPNPAPQQKQLLDRFQQVPQGIILQTKQQTSTSQASPALSQFSSQPSSVLVNTQGQPVAVTTTPAPVHSHAPAPATGQPSTAGITASVPAESKTFSTGSTTISVGKVAAGQGKPGATFALQQPVQTKTGVISSVSGLNLGKGSLQIQVVSKGLSQLMPSVPVQTTQQYDSKLGSLKKPPTLQPSKEACFLEQLHKHQGAVLHPDYKTSFRSFEDALQRLLPYHVYQGMLPSTQDYKKVDEEFEVVSTQLLKRTQAMLNKYRLLLLEESRRVSPSAEMVMIDRMFIQEEKTTLALDKQLAKEKPDEYVSSSRSQSLPSSTALASASSAAPASESLKVPPAQTPGPINPTKLVIKHSGGSPSVTWAKASPSLDGDEDALPSRSKPPIKTYEARSRIGLKLKIKQEAGLSKVVHNTALDPVHQPPPVCTVIKAPDQHTTPAVATSTPPVATAPGQMNGTVDHVAPAPAEKKPVATYCRLPLRKTYRENVDAFVADKATDAKGGAPKADAGPLKQEDSSRSVITSLKTHESPAVAEKIRPEEGSKLLFFNRSDTRALGLQGSPAPPKPDDATSGLMKELAEVEDEFYRGMIKTEPPDHSSGAELTWDVPLPPAKRRKSESFDVDNASFSSDSPQDDSLNEHLQSAIDSILNLQQPQTGGQAIRTPSSSYNSSSSPFSSPVHRTDAYLAPNHNGGLGARTLNR; from the exons CTGCACGTGCAGGAGTCTTCTGGCAATCATCTGAGCACCGAGCAGAACCAGCCCACCGCCAGCGTCGACCTCGACTTTctggaagatgacatcctggggtCTCCCTCCGGTGGCGGAGGGAACCTCCAGAACTCAGATCAGCCCTGCGACAtcctccagcagagcctgcaagAGGCCAATATCACGGAACAGACACTGGAGGCGGAGGCTGAGTTGGACTTGGGATCCTTCCAGCTCCCGACGCTTCAGCCCGTGGTTCAGACAGCTTCGGACGGCACCCCACAGATTTTCCCCAGTGGGGCTGACCTGATCGGGCTGCAGCAGCCCGCCGTGCTGACCCATCAGGCCCTGGTGCAGCAGTCGGTGGGGGCCGACGTTGTCAACAAGGCCATCAGTGTCCAGCCATTCCTCCAACAAGTGGGCTTGGGGAATGTGACCATACAGCCCATTTCCAACATCCAGGGCTTGCCTAACGGCAGCCCGAGTGGGACGCTGGGCATCGGACCCATCCAGGTGGTCGGGCCGCAGGTGATGGCCATCAACCAGCCCACTCAGCAGATCATCACAAAGCAAGTGCAGCCGTCGCAAGTGGCCACCATGCCCGTGGGCAGCTACATCACACAGACggcacctgagcagcagcaggtcaCGCTCGCCTCCACCGGCGTGTCCCCGCAGAGCGCCGGCCTCGTCATCCAGAAGAACCTGCCGGCGGTGGCCACCACGACACTGAACGGCAACTCCATGTTCGGAAGCGTCTCTGCCGCCCAGGGCTCCCAGCCGCTTACCGTCACGTCCAACCTCAGCAGCTCCTTGGTGCAAGCGCAGAACGTCATCATCCACCGTACGCCCACGCCCATCCAGCCCAAGCCggctggggtgctgcagcagaAGCTGTACCAGATCACCCCCAAGCCTTTTGGCCCCAACAACACCACCTTGACCATCCAGAACGAGGCGGCCCTCCAGCAGCAGAAAGCCCAGCAGAACCTGACCTTCATGGCGGGCAAGCCCGGGCAGAACGTGGTGCTCTCCGGCTTCCCGCCGGGGCTGTCTGCCAACATGTTCaagcagccgcagccgcagcagCAAGCTCTGAGCAAGCCCATGAGTGTCCACCTGCTCAACCAAGGAAGCAGTATCGTCATCCCAGCCCAGCATGTGCCCCAGGCCATGTTACAGGGCCAGAACCAGTTCCTTCTTCCGGGGCAGCTGGCCGGCGCCTCTGCCGTCCAGATCCCCCAGCAGCTCTCGGCTTTGCCGGCGAACATGGGGGGACAAATCCTCACCACCTCGCACCCCAGCGGCCAAGCCCACATCATCACTAGCCAAGGGCCGGGCGGCCAGCTGATAACCAATCAAGCGTTGCCTGCCCAAATCCTCACCAACCAGAACATTGCCAGCCAGTTGaacctggggcaggtgctgacctccCAAAATGCCCATGGCACCGCACACATCCTCTCGGCCCCCATCCAGCTGCAGCccgggcaggtggggcagccaacACTGTTCCAGATGCCCGTCTCGCTCGCGGGCAGCTTGACCACGCAGAGCCAGCCCTCCCTGGGCAGCGGCGCCATCAACCAGTCGGGGCAGACTGTCATCCAAGGTGTCACCTTGCCGAACCAAGTGGCGATGTTAAATGCCACGGAGAACCTCAACCAAGCTGTAAGCATCCaggcctctgccaccaccagcagccagAGCCCTGGGCTCATACAGCCTCAGCCCGCCTCGGGCGCCAGCCTGCTGCCGGCCAATGACCAGTCCTCCATCCTGACCGTTCAAACCGCTTCCCAGGCCCCGGCTCCCCCTCAGCTTCAGCTGAACGTGCAGCAACAGCCTCCtccgccgcccccgccccctcagcagccagcccagctcccgGTGACTTCGCAGCCCagtcccagcttggcttccagtcCAGAGAAGATCCTCTtgagccaggcagctgctggaaGCGTCATCAACCAGGACTCCATGCAGATGTTTCTGCAGCAG TTGCCTGCGGGGCAGCAGAAGCTCCCTGGTGCCTCCCCGTCCCATTCGCTACCTCATCCTCCCATAGGCGAGAGCCCTCAGATCCAGCCCGCGCACCTGCCCCAAATGCAGTCCCCGCACCAGTCCCGCCCTCCgtcgcagccccagcccctctcccggCCCCCATCGCGGCCACACTCaaggcccccctcccagccccagacgcTGTCGCGGCCCCCGTCAGAGCCCCTGTCTCGCTCCTGCACCCCGCAGACCCAGATGCAGAACCTGTACGTGATCCAGAACCAGATCACATCGTCCCCGCACGGGCCCACCCAGCACCCCCTGCGGCCTCCCTCGCAGCCTCAGGTCCAGTTCCAGCCGCCGCCATCGCAGGCCGAAGGGCAGCCGCCGCTGGCGACGCCTCCCCACATGCAACTCCAAGTGCAGCTGGCTGCCTCCATCCAGCCCCAGGCTGAGCCCCAGGTCCAGACCCGGCTGCATTCCCAGATCCAGGCACCCGCCGAGGCCCAGCATACCCATTCGCCGCACTTCCAGCTTCAGTTCCCTTCCCAGGGCCAGATCAAGCCCCCGACCCCGACCCAGACCCTTCACCTCACCCCAGAGCAGCAGCGCAGTTTTCAGATGGTTCCAAACCAATTCCAAACCCTGACGGCAATTCCAAATCCCGCTCCGCAGCAGAAGCAGCTACTGGACAGGTTTCAGCAG GTGCCACAGGGAATTATCCTACAAACCAAGCAGCAGACATCTACCAGCCAGGCCTCGCCGGCGCTCAGCCAGTTCAGCAGCCAGCCCTCCTCTGTCCTGGTGAACACCCAAGGGCAGCCAGTAGCAGTGACAACGACGCCGGCACCGGTCCACAGCCATGCCCCAGCACCCGCCACCGGCCAGCCGTCCACTGCAG GTATCACTGCTTCTGTTCCAGCGGAGAGCAAAACATTTTCTACTGGCTCCACGACTATTTCCGTGGGGAAAGTAGCGGCGGGACAGGGGAAGCCCGGAGCCACCTTTGCTCTCCAACAGCCAGTTCAG ACCAAGACCGGGGTGATCAGCTCCGTCTCCGGACTGAACCTTGGTAAAGGATCCTTGCAGATTCAGGTTGTCAGCAAAGGATTATCGCAGCTCATGCCTTCAGTCCCGGTCCAAACCACGCAGCAG TATGACAGTAAACTTGGAAGCCTGAAAAAACCGCCTACACTACAGCCCAGCAAAGAAGCATG CTTCTTGGAACAGTTGCATAAACACCAAGGAGCCGTGTTGCACCCAGACTATAAAACATCATTCCGTTCATTCGAAGATGCCTTACAAAGGCTTCTACCCTACCATGTCTACCAGGGGATGCTGCCCTCCACCCAGGACTACAAGAAGG TGGACGAAGAGTTCGAAGTGGTGTCCACCCAGCTCTTGAAACGCACACAAGCTATGCTGAACAAATACCGGCTGCTGCTCTTAGAAGAGTCCAGG AGAGTCAGCCCTTCCGCGGAGATGGTGATGATCGACCGGATGTTTATTCAGGAGGAAAAGACCACGTTGGCGCTGGATAAGCAGCTGGCGAAGGAGAAACCAG ATGAGTACGTGTCGTCATCCCGCTCCCAGAGCCTCCCATCCTCCACGGCTCTCGCCTCCGCCTCCAGCGCCGCCCCAGCCTCTGAAAGCCTCAAGGTGCCTCCGGCGCAGACGCCCGGCCCCATCAACCCCACCAAGCTGGTGATCAAACACAGTGGGGGCTCCCCATCCGTCACCTGGGCCAAGGCCTCGCCCTCCCTGGACGGGGATGAAGACGCACTGCCTTCCCGGAGCAAGCCTCCCATCAAAACCTACGAGGCCCGGAGCCGCATCGGCCTCAAGCTGAAGATCAAGCAGGAAGCCGGGCTCAGCAAAGTGGTGCACAACACGGCCCTGGATCCCGTTCACCAGCCGCCCCCCGTGTGCACCGTCATCAAGGCGCCCGACCAGCACACCACCCCGGCCGTGGCCACCTCCACCCCCCCTGTGGCCACCGCCCCGGGTCAGATGAACGGCACCGTGGACCATGTGGCCCCGGCGCCGGCTGAGAAGAAGCCCGTGGCGACCTACTGCCGGCTCCCGCTTCGCAAGACCTACCGCGAGAACGTGGACGCTTTCGTGGCCGACAAAGCCACTGATGCCAAGGGGGGTGCCCCCAAGGCCGACGCCGGCCCCCTCAAGCAAGAGGACAGTTCGCGCAGTGTCATCACCTCCCTCAAAACCCACGAGAGTCCTGCGGTGGCCGAGAAGATCCGGCCGGAGGAGGGCTCCAAGCTGCTGTTCTTCAACCGGAGCGACACCCGGGCCCTGGGGTTACAGGGCAGCCCCGCTCCGCCCAAGCCGGACGACGCCACTAGTGGCCTTATGAAGGAACTCGCGGAAGTGGAGGACGAGTTTTACCGTGGGATGATCAAAACGGAGCCCCCCGACCACAGCTCGGGCGCGGAGCTCACCTGGGacgtgcccctgccccccgccaagCGCCGCAAGTCCGAGTCCTTCGACGTAGACAACGCCAGCTTCTCCAGCGACAGCCCCCAGGACGACTCCCTCAACGAGCACCTTCAGAGTGCCATCGACAGCATCCTCAACCTGCAGCAACCTCAGACTGGGGGCCAGGCCATCCGGACACCCTCCTCCTCCTATaactcctcttcttcccccttctcGTCGCCCGTCCACCGCACGGACGCTTACCTTGCCCCAAATCACAACGGCGGCCTTGGAGCGAGGACGTTGAACAGATAA